ATTCTTTGGAATgcatgattattttttttaaaaaaaaagaactagtcTTTTTTTTCAGCGAGTTAAAAAAACGTATGGAAATTGAAACTAGTGATGCTTGTTGGCGAACACATATAATTTTGATATTATTATaggaattaaaataaaacttttatagaaAATTTCAATGTGGTTAGATTTGTCTAGTTTTTCTGCATCTATCATATGAACAACCCTAACTTTACACTTATACTtctgtttatttcttaaaaaaaataatttatgaataaaacttttatatatgtatctttaataatttattaatttgTGAAATCAATTTTGAAACTacgttttaaaattcaaatttggttTACAAGCGTAAGCATAAGCGCAGCAATGAGGCTCCCatccttagagcaagtttaataatatagccagctactagctccaaatcatgtagagccaatttaatagcaaactcatacaatagttgtttactatactattactatctggtcccacttgtcatacacagctggctacaaatctgtagtccgctgcttttttctcttttattttatctatttaaaatatgtttatacctgctcttataaGCCCCAGAAAAGCCTTTAATTTGCCATGGTAAATAAATGGTACTAGCATCAAAACCGCAACCTTCCTACAAAACCAAACtgcagcaagaaaaaaaaagaacgcaaAGAAACGGGCTCGCGTCACCGTGGGTCCCAACCATCTGACAACAAAACGAGAGAGCGCCACCTTGCAGGTGGTCCCCACCCCATCCGGGCCTACCTGTCAGCGATGCTTCGATGGTCCTTGGGATGCTTCGGCGGGGGCCCCACCGCGCAACGGCGACGCGGTTAAAGTGAAAAACGTGCCGCACCGACAAACCCACCCGGGTTACCCTGGTTccgtcgctgacatgtggggcccaccgggTGGTAGGCGGGTACGCGTGCAGTGAAGGGAGGTGGGGGCCCAGGAGAAGAGGTGAGAATTGAGACGGAGCGGGTGGCACGTGAGGACCGACACCGGCAGCACGCACGTCACGAGACGGCGGTGGAGTTTAACCACTTAGCCCCCTCCATTTTGTACAAATTTTGTGTTCTCtcgggttttctttttttctttttgggacaGCTGCGAGCTTTTCGTTTGTGCGAGGTTTTGAGCCAAccgcccggccggccggccacctcCTCGGAATTCGAATTACTACAATACTGCTCCTGAGCTTAGCGAATTTTGTTCGAGCATAATTCGGTGTCATCTAGAGTTTTGAGGGTCCGAACAACAGTTTATTTTCTTGTAATGATTTATGGCCATGTTCGTTTGATCAGATTATAATGTGGTTTCCGTTAGCACACTTTTTAAGCTGCTAAGCGCGTTTTTCACATGTGAAAactttctttttatatataagttgctgtaaaatatcaaataaatatattttataagtttgtaataattaaaattaattaattgtacgTTAATAGCTCTCTCGTTTTACAACTAATTATTATTTCCGTGGTAAATGATGTACCCGTCAATAATAAGTCGTTACTTcattaattctaaaaaaatcaattttattgtctgatgtgctcaattttaatgaGATGTTTTGTACTCACGTGTATATGAACATCTGTGTTTGTGTTGCGTTTCGTAAAGAAAGGAAAGGCAAAACTAACTAGTAACCTATCCAGATTTACTACTCTTTAAATCAATCGGTGATTTTACATTTAGCATGCTTTCCGAACTGCTAACGTATGTTGTGGTTTGTGAAAAAtactttttatatagaagtgttttttaaaaataaatctattccAAATTTATGACATTTTTACATTTAATTAATAATATACTAATGAGTTTTTTCGTTTCATGTGTAAATAGTTCTAAAATAATAGTTGTCTTAAAGAAATAGTAGAAGTTGACTAGCAACCTCGTTATCCACTGAACACTACTACGTTTCTTTGTAAAACATCTTTTCAACAAAGCCTTCACAAAGTTGTTTTAGGGTGTATTtaagagaaaggaaaaaaaagcgaAGATAGAGAAAATACGTAAAATCAATTGAGTCAttgtgtatgattaattaagtattaattaatttaaattttaaaaatagttgatatgattttttaaatcaacttttcaatagatttttttttcaaaaaaaatatcgtATAGAAGTTTGGAAAGTTTAGAAGCATGCGTAAAAAAATGAGGAACTTTTCTTCGCCTTATGCTTCAAACGAGCGCATGTATTAGTCTATTTGGTCGGTTAAGTCTCGTACGTACGCTATAGCACAAAACgattagggcccctttgaatcgtagaaatgaaaaaaatataggaatagaaAAGACAAATAATTCTGAcaagaatgaccgtttgattggatcgtaggaaaaacacaggaatcgaatgaaagagatagactcaaaggaaattttctaagaggttgaagctcttgctaaatttcctccaaaatcaatataggattgtccattacATAGGATTTTCAAAGGATAagataggattcaatcatttgtttcaaaggtAATAGGATTTCTTCCTATAGAATTGAAATCATCCAAAATTTCTATGTAATTCCTCTAAATAAGTGGTGTCTTTTAACTCGAAAGAAGTCGAAAGTGGGACCAATGTGTAACTCAGTAAGGGAATCGCAATTGGCAGCATGCACATCAGCACATGATCTTGTAAGTCTCTGCAGATGGCGGGGGCACTCACAAGATCAATCCATTAATTGTTTTCCATCCCAACAGATGAAAATCTATAATGATTAATTCCTATGGCTCATAATTATGTGCCTACAACTATATATGGTGATGAGTTCTTTTTATATCAGTCCATTTTAATAAAGCATCCCATCTTGCTagtaaatctaaaaaaaaagtgagggGGCTCCTTCGGAATGCGAAATTATGAAAAGTACAtgactaaaaaaacaaaattcgaTTATACCTCAAATCATATGGATTGAAGAAAATACAAGAAAGTTATAGGAATGATCATTTAAATGCAACGTACAAGAAAACACAGGAATTAGAAAAAAGAGATAGATATaaatacccccccccccccacacacctccccctccaAAAAAAGAGAGGTTGGACCTTATGTCAAAATTCCTCtaaattttttatgttttgagCCAATCCAAGAAAATTTTATAGGACTTTTAGCAGCTATTCCTTTGATAAAATAGGACCGTACACCACAAGATTGAATTCctacaaaatttcaaaaagaaaaacctttgTTCTAAAGGAGCCTTCAACCTCGTTGTTTATTGCTAAGCATTGAAATAGTTGTGTTGATCGAAATATGATATTTAGCGTCACACATAAATATAAATACGGTACTAGTTTGCATCTTGTTGCTTGCACATGTAACTTATCTAATCACATAAGCATCTGAGCTTATCTTGTCCATGTAGCTCACAAGTGTGTGGTGTTATACTAGCATGGTGTCCAACTTAGCAGTGAAGACCAACATGGCACGTGTTTAATAATatgcgccccccccccctcctgcCTAAACAGGATGGCAGTGATTTGTTTAAGCAAAATGCAAGATAAATGGTTAAATTATGGTATTATGGTATTGCCTGTGTATCTTACTAttcattttaattttgaaatggATGTTGCATTTCTTATCTAAAGAATTGTTGGAGAAGAACAAGCGCAGAACAACTACTTATCGTATTGGACATCGACACATGTATGTTTCTGAGTTACATATtgataaaaactataaaaagtaTAACCATATGtgttagaataggtgtcgaatatactagtcctatttggttacagttggacttagagttgtaataggtgttagggggtggagttagagtcggactctgtaacccggcatctctcttaaatagagaggggggcaccacaatgtaaccatgACAACTACAATATAGCGTAGACACGTATGGAGAGGATGGCGGCGATgccatggactcgtagcggctaggagctatattggttggggaggagcgcccataatcagagccctggggatgtaggcttcggctgaacctcgttaacgaatatcgtgtgttcctgtgtcgtcatctggcatgtcttgggtgatcgatgactgaagcgatcgggaaggttagttgtcgttccgctatatcgactaatttttataacaatataaaAGTGTTTTATGACAATATTTACCATTCATTTGATAACGGAGGTAATAGTTCAATGGTTTGAGACAATAATAAAGtgatggcaaaatttgctaaagGAACTCAAATTCATTAtctttgctacaggacacctaAAACATATATTTGTTGTAAGACACCATAAAAATACAGTAATTAGTTGCAGGACACCgaatataatattttattatattcaGTGCAAACGATGAGAGAAGCATGGAAAATACCAATTTATCCTTATATTCATCGGCTTGGAAGGCGATTGGGTCTAGCGACCATTCTCACTTCCGTGATTCAGTCATTCTCCCTGGTTCAGTCCATTCTCACTCCCTTCATCTAGGTCCAGTTTAAACTAGATCTATACGGGTTAAAATGAAACATTTCTAATGAGCAAACTTGTTTATTTGACActggatataataaaataatgtgtcCCGTATCCCGTAGCTAATTAATATGTTTTCACAAGTATTCTCTAACAAAGACATATTGTTTGAGTATCTTGTAGCAAAGATCGTAAACTTTAAATGTAATGTAACAAATTTGTCTAAAAGGATTGAACTTGGGTATGGCTACTCGGATAACCCCACCGTTGAAGAACAAACTAAAACAGTGCTATAAAATTCCAATCTTATATGCAAGTACTAGGACCAAATGACATGGTACATTTGGGGAGATTTGGTTTGCATAGCCTTTGTGACGCCCACCATTCGGATTGCAAAGCAAAGCACCGGTACagtttgaccttttttttttgcactacACTACTGCAGCAGCACACTCAACCTGATTACTATAATCGTACTTACTTCCAGCGATTAGCGTCCTCTAATCACCGCAATTAGTTGGCGGGAGGTTTAGTACGAGACGCATTGAGATTTCAGACACCCACCCACCCCTCGACTTTCACATAATTACATCCAGGTCCTCGAGCACGCGACACGGAGGGCCTATCTGTGAATAAGTTGTTCTCGAGGGGGAATGCGGTGAGGAGGTGTCCCGATGAAGAAGGCGAGCTTAGTATAAATCGGCGCGGCGCTCGACGCCCTCCTCCTCAacctcgatctcctcctcctctgcttccATTCTCGACTCCACCAAGTGTTTGCTTCCGAGCCCTAGCTGCGTCGAGGCGCGGGAGcaatggcggaggcggcggcgaggaggtgggcggcggcgctggtgctgCTGGTGCTTCTCACCGGCACCGTCGAGCtcatcggcggcggaggcgggagcggcgggcggcggcttcTCGCTGGCCTCCGGTGAGCTCATCCTCTAATGCCTCTCCTGCGTCTCTCTTGGGATGCTCTGATCGTGTGTTCTTGGTTTGATGGAAATTTGTGCTCGTGTTCGTGCTTGCGTCTTGGGAGTTCGAgttgcttgatttttttttttgctgtgatTTTTGAGCCCTTTTTGATCCGTCCCGTTCCAGGGccgggagcacggcggcggcgagcggcacgcGGCGGTGGCTGCGCGACTCGTcctggccggcgacggcggcggccgcggcggcggcgaggtgagcTCCTCATGTCCAattcacctctcctctcccgatGGACGCATCTGGACCGTCGGTTCGTCACCCTCGCGTGATCTGGGCCGTTGGCCAACGAAAAGCAGATCCGGGAGGTTGCcgttgcggcggcggtgggtttctttttcctttttttaacgGAAACATTTTCATTTAATTCCGAAAAGATTCCTCAAAAACTTTTCGGTTTCGCGGTTCGTGAAAATTCGTAAATTTGGGGGGATTCCGGCGCGGTGAAAAATCCGTGAACTCTCGATTCGGGATCAGAGGCGTGCGAGCGTGTGAAATGGGAGATGCTTCCGTTGCGAGTTCGTTACGGTGGCAGAGCTGTCAGGGGCAATATCGTAAATAGATAATCCATCCAATTTCGCCCTAAGGgagaaattattttattttaatttttttttggtgtacTCCGGGTTGTCCTGCGGCTGCACCGGCCATGGTCAAGCGGTGAAAAGACTTTGGAAACACACAAAAGCTGCCCAAAAGAAGCGAAGCAAAATCCCTAGCCTACGCTGCTTCGCGTCCCCCGAAACCGCACCCAACAAAAAAGAGAAGATTTACTATACTAGATTGCGTTGGTATTGCTTTTGGGGTGCAGCCTCGAGTGCGCGTAGCCAAACCGCAGGAGTAGGTTACTGTTTGTTTAAACATTTTTACCTTTTGTTTTGGAGACCGACCGACCATGAATGATCCATTGCATTTTTGCATGCTCGAATCATCACCACGGTGCACGGATCCATCCACTCTTCCCACCCACTGCaaaagttctttttttaattcaaaaCAATTCATGCCTTACAAAATGTTGGTACTAGTACTATTTTGGTGGAGTAGGTAATTAAATTCTTGTGCTGATTAAAATCGCAACCTTTTTTAGTTTATCCGTGTTAATTTCATTTTGTACTGCTGCTATCAGCTGCATGTGCATTGCAGTACGTCCATTAGGTTGGTCGATCCCACTCTCACCTGAAAATGAAAATATGAAATGAAATGATTTTGCAGCAGAGGAGATGACGGTGATGGCGATgaggcgtcgtcggcggcgatgacggtgcCCGGCGCGGTGGACGACCCGGAGGAGGTGGTCTCGCAAGTGCACATGTACGTCCTTTTCCTCCATTCCAGAGACCTTGTTCCCTCTCTCTCATCTAATATCCTAATTAATCGTAAGCTGTTGTTGTTAAGCATTAATTACCGTCATCGTTTGCTTTAGTGTGACTGTCGCTGCAGATTAATTTGCAATTGTCACTGGATCATTGCATAGATCTGCTTGTTTAATTGCAGTAGTGATAGAGTAGCAGCAGTAAGTTAAGTAAGCTACTATCACTAGTAGCATCAGTAatggcctttttttttgtccGCACTTTTATCGTCCGTCCCACTCACACAGCAGCACAGCCACCGCCGGACAAGCCGGGCCCACCCGCACAGTGACACACACACTCACACCACTGATCTCCGAAACAAAAGGCGAGAAAGAAAAAGTGAAGAAATGGAACCTGACTCTGCTGAGTACTCCTACCTGACCGGAGCATGCAGATCTGATCCGGCGAGACGAAGCCGGTGCAGCAGTGTGCTGTACTTTAGTTcaacccactgacatgtgggccccacctggcatgGAGGGTGGGAGGACGCTTTATTGCGACGTACTAACTCGGAGGGATATGTGGCCGGAGCGTATTAACTCCGGCCAAGCCGCGGCAACCAAACTCCGGCCCCGTACGGACAAACAAAATGAAGAAAAACCACTAGTCCTCTATAAATTAGgttttaactattttaaacttgaaaaaaagtaaatttatcagatattttttaaataacttctGTTGAAAATGGTTTAGCGGAAAAATAGACTGTTTAACCGTTTTAAAAGCGCGATCGTTATCTTAGCCAGAAAAGAACGAGGCTTCATATGCTCTTCCCACTGGGATAGTGAAGTGGAGTGAGGTGAGTAGCAGTGTATATGTGTGACACACCACGTTCTGTGGCTGCCCACTCATGTGGACCTGTCTCTGCCTACCTCCTGCATTTGCGACGCGCCACCGTGGACGCATTCATGGCGCGCGCACCAGAAAAATTCCCCATCCCCAACCACTAATCAATCCGATGGTTTGTTTCACATTGCAAACATACATACTAGTAGGCTAGTAGCATCTTCATCTAGCTGCTGCTGGTAGAAAGAACCGACTGGTGACTGACATTTGAGGTAGCAGTAGGATTCGTTTGGTGGCAAGAACCGATTCAGCTTATTAGTTGGTAGTCCAGTTTGTTAGTAGTTAGTACTCGCCGACAGGTCAGCTCCACCCAGAAGAGCTTAAAACGAGTGGACATGGATGGAAttcgtttgttgagttgtgcgCATTGATGATCACACTCTCTGTACTGTGCCTGCATTGAAATCCCAGCTTGTCACTCATGAAACAAGATAACATGCCAGATTGCTTCATTTCGTAATTAAAACTGAAAACTGAACACGATCTTGGTTGATTGATTCATGATGTGATTAAAAGATAatggagttttttttaacaatggAATTCATCATCAGGTCGATCAGGAACagcacggcgaggaggaagcTGGGCTACCTGTCGTGCGGCACCGGCAATCCGATCGACGACTGCTGGAGGTGCGACCCGGACTGGCACAAGAATCGCCAGCGGCTCGCCGACTGCGGCATCGGCTTCGGCCGCAACGCCATCGGCGGCCGCGACGGCAAGATCTACGTGGTCACCGACcccagcgacgacgacgcggtgaACCCCAAGAAGGGCACGCTCCGGTACGCCGTCATCCGCGACGAGCCGCTGTGGATCGTCTTCAAGCGCGACATGGTGATCACGCTCAAGCAGGAGCTGATCATGAACAGCTTCAAGACCATCGACGGCCGTGGCGCCAACGTGCACATCGCCAATGGCGCCTGCATCACCATCCAGTACGTCACCAACGTCATCATCCATGGCCTGCACATCCATGACTGCAGGCCCACCGGCAATGCCATGGTCCGGAGCTCGCCCAGCCACTACGGGTGGCGCACCatggccgacggcgacgccgtctCCATCTTCGGCGCCAGCCACATCTGGGTTGACCATTGCTCGCTCTCCAACTGCGCCGACGGCCTCATCGACGCCATCATGGGTTCCACTGCAATCACAGTGTCCAACAACTACTTCACCCACCACAATGAGGTATCCATCTTTCCATGTTTTTGTGCATCCTAGTTGGATCCTTCCATTTCATTTTTCTGTCTTGCAATGATCATTCATCTTTTGT
This window of the Oryza sativa Japonica Group chromosome 4, ASM3414082v1 genome carries:
- the LOC4335013 gene encoding probable pectate lyase 8 isoform X1, which codes for MAEAAARRWAAALVLLVLLTGTVELIGGGGGSGGRRLLAGLRAGSTAAASGTRRWLRDSSWPATAAAAAAASRGDDGDGDEASSAAMTVPGAVDDPEEVVSQVHMSIRNSTARRKLGYLSCGTGNPIDDCWRCDPDWHKNRQRLADCGIGFGRNAIGGRDGKIYVVTDPSDDDAVNPKKGTLRYAVIRDEPLWIVFKRDMVITLKQELIMNSFKTIDGRGANVHIANGACITIQYVTNVIIHGLHIHDCRPTGNAMVRSSPSHYGWRTMADGDAVSIFGASHIWVDHCSLSNCADGLIDAIMGSTAITVSNNYFTHHNEVMLLGHSDSYVKDKAMQVTIAFNHFGEGLIQRMPRCRHGYFHVVNNDYTHWEMYAIGGSAEPTINSQGNRYLAPTNPFAKEVTKRVETAQTIWKGWNWRSEGDLLLNGAFFTPSGAGASASYSRASSLGAKSSSMVGTITSGAGALSCRGGSAC
- the LOC4335013 gene encoding probable pectate lyase 8 isoform X2; this encodes MAEAAARRWAAALVLLVLLTGTVELIGGGGGSGGRRLLAGLRAGSTAAASGTRRWLRDSSWPATAAAAAAARGDDGDGDEASSAAMTVPGAVDDPEEVVSQVHMSIRNSTARRKLGYLSCGTGNPIDDCWRCDPDWHKNRQRLADCGIGFGRNAIGGRDGKIYVVTDPSDDDAVNPKKGTLRYAVIRDEPLWIVFKRDMVITLKQELIMNSFKTIDGRGANVHIANGACITIQYVTNVIIHGLHIHDCRPTGNAMVRSSPSHYGWRTMADGDAVSIFGASHIWVDHCSLSNCADGLIDAIMGSTAITVSNNYFTHHNEVMLLGHSDSYVKDKAMQVTIAFNHFGEGLIQRMPRCRHGYFHVVNNDYTHWEMYAIGGSAEPTINSQGNRYLAPTNPFAKEVTKRVETAQTIWKGWNWRSEGDLLLNGAFFTPSGAGASASYSRASSLGAKSSSMVGTITSGAGALSCRGGSAC